The Pseudophaeobacter arcticus DSM 23566 genome includes a region encoding these proteins:
- the folK gene encoding 2-amino-4-hydroxy-6-hydroxymethyldihydropteridine diphosphokinase, producing the protein MTNLRSKAIISLGGNLPLGEMSPRQILMAAMQEVALLMGEQCQVSRLFQTPCFPAGAGPDFVNAAMAVETALDPEALLQCLHSVEQKFSRLRKQRWGTRTLDLDLISLGEKVFPDPAIHQHWRDLPLEQQMSQTPDHLILPHPRMQDRAFVLVPMCDICPEWRHPILGKTAAELCAALPKSDLEAVLPLQSPD; encoded by the coding sequence GTGACCAATCTACGTTCAAAAGCGATCATTTCTTTGGGGGGTAACTTACCCTTGGGCGAAATGTCGCCACGACAAATACTAATGGCTGCAATGCAGGAAGTTGCTCTCCTTATGGGAGAACAGTGCCAAGTTTCACGCCTTTTTCAAACCCCTTGTTTTCCAGCCGGGGCCGGGCCTGATTTTGTCAATGCGGCGATGGCGGTTGAAACCGCGCTTGATCCCGAAGCATTATTGCAGTGCTTACATAGTGTTGAGCAAAAATTTTCTCGTTTGCGAAAGCAACGCTGGGGGACGCGAACACTGGATCTGGATTTGATTTCTCTGGGCGAGAAAGTGTTTCCTGATCCTGCTATTCACCAACATTGGCGCGACCTGCCTCTGGAACAACAAATGTCACAAACACCTGATCACCTGATTCTCCCGCATCCTCGGATGCAGGACCGCGCCTTTGTTCTGGTGCCGATGTGTGACATCTGCCCGGAGTGGCGTCACCCAATTTTGGGGAAAACGGCGGCGGAACTCTGTGCTGCGCTGCCAAAATCGGATTTGGAGGCGGTTCTGCCGCTGCAATCCCCGGATTGA
- the rpoZ gene encoding DNA-directed RNA polymerase subunit omega encodes MARVTVEDCVDKVPNRFELVMLAAHRAREIAAGAALTVDRDNDKNPVVSLREIADETQRADDLRERLIESNQNQIEVDEPEEDSMALLMGAENDKPADDDMSEEKLLRALMEAQGQG; translated from the coding sequence ATGGCCCGCGTAACGGTTGAAGACTGCGTAGATAAAGTACCAAACCGCTTTGAGTTGGTCATGCTGGCGGCCCATCGCGCCCGCGAAATCGCTGCCGGAGCTGCGCTCACGGTTGATCGCGACAACGACAAGAACCCCGTCGTGTCGCTGCGCGAAATCGCGGATGAGACCCAGCGCGCCGATGATCTGCGCGAGCGTCTGATCGAGAGTAATCAAAATCAGATCGAAGTCGATGAGCCCGAAGAAGATTCGATGGCTCTGTTGATGGGGGCCGAAAACGACAAACCTGCTGACGACGACATGTCAGAAGAGAAACTGCTGCGTGCTCTCATGGAGGCGCAGGGGCAGGGCTGA
- a CDS encoding RelA/SpoT family protein yields the protein MISPEDLIALVRNYNPKTNADKIAEAFAYGEEMHAGQFRHSGERYFSHPVAVAALLTEQRLDDATIITALLHDTIEDTKASYEEVVSRFGLEVAELVDGVTKLTNLQLSSRETKQAENFRKLFMAMSKDLRVILVKLADRLHNMRTIKAMRPEKQAQKARETMDIYAPLAGRMGMQWMREELEDLAFKVLNPEGRQSIIRRFVTLQRETGDVIHRITGDMRVELEKAGIEAEVFGRAKKPYSIWRKMQAKDQGFSRLSDIYGFRVITQCEEDSYRALGCIHQRWRAVPGRFKDYISQPKSNGYRSIHTTVSGRDGKRVEVQIRTRQMHDVAETGVAAHWSYRDGVRSQNPFAVDPAKWIASLTEQFDAEEDHDEFLEAVKLEMYSDQVFCFTPKGDVTKLPKGATPIDFAYAIHTRIGHACVGAKIDGIRVPLWTRIRNGQSVEVITAEGQTPQVSWLEIATTGKARTAIRRALREADRARFVKLGRELARSAFEHVGRKSTDKTLETAARALRIVSVNELLAQLGAAEITAHDVVQAVYPELSSQDGDVISPRRAVIGLEVGQSFERAPCCQPLPGERIIGITYRGRGVVVHTADCDRLGEFEEQPERWVDVHWHSGTHPAAYGVTLELTVGNDAGVLGRICTLIGEKKANISDLEFLDRKPDFYRLMINVELRDVEQLHSLMLTLEAESDVAEVARFREKPEKRLISG from the coding sequence ATGATTTCACCAGAAGACCTGATTGCTCTGGTCCGCAACTACAATCCAAAAACCAATGCCGACAAAATCGCCGAGGCCTTTGCCTATGGCGAAGAGATGCACGCAGGCCAGTTCCGCCACTCGGGTGAACGCTATTTTTCCCACCCCGTAGCGGTTGCCGCCCTGTTGACCGAACAGCGACTGGACGATGCCACCATCATCACCGCGCTGCTGCATGACACCATCGAAGACACCAAGGCCTCTTATGAAGAGGTTGTCAGCCGCTTTGGCCTGGAGGTGGCCGAGCTGGTGGATGGCGTCACCAAACTGACCAATCTGCAACTTTCCAGCCGTGAGACCAAACAGGCGGAGAACTTCCGCAAATTGTTTATGGCGATGTCCAAGGATCTGCGGGTCATTCTGGTCAAGCTGGCTGATCGGCTGCACAATATGCGCACCATCAAGGCGATGAGGCCGGAAAAGCAGGCGCAGAAGGCCCGCGAAACCATGGATATCTATGCGCCGCTTGCGGGCCGCATGGGGATGCAATGGATGCGCGAAGAGCTGGAAGACCTGGCCTTCAAGGTGCTCAACCCCGAGGGCCGCCAGTCGATCATCCGCCGCTTTGTGACGCTGCAACGGGAAACCGGCGACGTGATCCACCGGATCACCGGCGACATGCGGGTTGAGCTGGAAAAAGCCGGCATCGAGGCCGAAGTCTTTGGCCGCGCCAAGAAGCCCTATTCGATCTGGCGCAAGATGCAGGCCAAGGATCAGGGCTTTTCGCGTCTGTCAGATATCTATGGCTTCCGTGTCATCACCCAATGCGAAGAAGACAGCTACAGGGCACTGGGCTGTATTCACCAGCGCTGGCGGGCGGTGCCGGGACGGTTCAAGGACTATATCAGCCAGCCAAAATCCAACGGCTACCGCTCGATCCATACCACCGTTTCAGGCCGGGACGGCAAACGGGTGGAGGTGCAGATTCGCACCCGTCAGATGCATGATGTGGCCGAAACCGGCGTTGCGGCCCATTGGTCGTATCGCGATGGCGTGCGCTCGCAGAACCCCTTTGCGGTGGATCCGGCAAAATGGATTGCCTCGCTCACGGAACAGTTCGACGCCGAAGAGGACCACGATGAGTTCCTCGAAGCGGTGAAGCTGGAGATGTATTCCGACCAGGTCTTTTGCTTTACGCCAAAAGGCGATGTGACCAAGCTGCCCAAGGGCGCCACGCCCATTGATTTTGCCTATGCCATCCACACCCGGATCGGCCACGCCTGCGTTGGCGCTAAGATCGACGGCATTCGGGTGCCTCTGTGGACCCGCATTCGCAACGGTCAATCGGTCGAGGTCATCACCGCCGAGGGGCAGACGCCCCAGGTGAGCTGGCTGGAGATCGCCACAACCGGCAAGGCCCGCACTGCCATCCGCCGTGCCCTGCGCGAGGCGGACCGGGCGCGGTTTGTCAAACTGGGGCGGGAACTTGCGCGCTCTGCCTTTGAGCATGTGGGCCGCAAATCCACCGATAAAACACTGGAAACAGCCGCAAGGGCCCTGCGGATCGTCTCGGTGAACGAGTTGTTGGCGCAGCTTGGGGCTGCCGAGATTACCGCCCACGATGTGGTGCAGGCGGTCTACCCTGAACTGTCCTCGCAAGATGGCGATGTGATTTCACCCCGTCGTGCCGTTATTGGCCTGGAAGTCGGCCAGAGTTTTGAACGCGCCCCCTGTTGTCAGCCTCTGCCGGGGGAGCGGATCATTGGCATCACCTACCGGGGCCGCGGCGTTGTTGTCCACACCGCCGATTGCGATCGGCTGGGCGAGTTTGAGGAACAGCCGGAACGCTGGGTTGACGTGCATTGGCACAGTGGCACACACCCTGCGGCTTACGGAGTCACCCTGGAGTTGACCGTCGGCAATGATGCAGGAGTCCTGGGACGAATTTGCACATTGATTGGTGAGAAAAAGGCCAATATTTCCGATCTTGAGTTTTTGGATCGGAAACCAGACTTTTACCGGCTGATGATAAATGTTGAACTCAGGGATGTGGAGCAGCTGCATTCTCTGATGTTAACATTGGAGGCCGAGAGTGACGTCGCCGAAGTTGCGCGTTTCCGGGAGAAGCCGGAGAAACGCTTGATTTCGGGCTGA
- a CDS encoding DUF2062 domain-containing protein encodes MVFRRRDRRPLHRAVADFIWPRGGWKRAFLYVRHRVRRLPDSPERIARGVWAGVFTTFTPFYAMHFIVAALIARLMNGNILAALSGTFFGNPLTYVPIGVAALQTGHWMLGTEYEEVDRSLVGKFLDAGKDLKDNLFALFHDQPADWHGLSLFYDEVFFPYLVGGILPGVITATICYMISLPVIRAYQQHRRSRIKAKFEAIKKRAEMEAAGISPVVETKKPKPKLALPRVRKVK; translated from the coding sequence TTGGTATTCAGGCGCCGTGATAGACGCCCGCTTCATCGAGCGGTCGCGGATTTCATCTGGCCCCGCGGGGGCTGGAAACGGGCATTTCTATACGTAAGGCACCGGGTCCGCCGCCTGCCTGATTCGCCCGAACGCATTGCCCGCGGGGTCTGGGCCGGGGTCTTCACCACTTTTACGCCGTTTTATGCCATGCATTTTATCGTCGCGGCACTGATTGCCCGGCTGATGAACGGCAATATCCTGGCGGCGCTGAGCGGCACCTTCTTTGGCAACCCGCTGACCTATGTGCCGATTGGGGTTGCTGCCCTGCAGACCGGACACTGGATGCTGGGCACCGAATACGAAGAGGTTGATCGCTCTCTGGTTGGTAAGTTTCTGGATGCGGGCAAAGATTTGAAAGACAATCTCTTTGCGCTGTTTCACGACCAGCCGGCTGATTGGCACGGGCTGTCCTTGTTCTACGATGAGGTGTTCTTTCCTTATCTGGTTGGCGGTATTCTGCCCGGTGTCATCACCGCTACCATCTGCTACATGATCAGCCTGCCGGTGATCCGCGCCTATCAGCAGCACCGGCGGTCGCGCATCAAGGCCAAGTTTGAGGCGATCAAGAAGCGCGCCGAGATGGAAGCCGCCGGGATCTCACCGGTGGTCGAAACCAAAAAGCCCAAACCCAAACTGGCCCTGCCACGGGTGCGCAAGGTGAAATAA
- a CDS encoding pyridoxine 5'-phosphate synthase, translating to MAQNALRLGVNIDHVATVRNARGGDNPDPVRAAILAQNAGADGITAHLREDRRHIVDADIDGLMAALRIPLNFEMAATPEMQAIALRHKPHAVCLVPEKREERTTEGGLDVAGNDNALADYIAPLCQAGSRVSMFIGAEKSQVEASHRIGAPVIELHAGAYADAWAEGRWDVRDAELAKITEMAAYATDLGLEVHVGHGLTYDSVGPIAALPEVKELNIGHFLMGEAMFVGLPAALAEMRRQMDLARQG from the coding sequence ATGGCTCAGAACGCATTGCGCTTGGGTGTGAATATCGACCACGTGGCCACTGTGCGAAATGCGCGTGGCGGCGATAACCCGGATCCGGTCCGGGCTGCAATCCTGGCGCAGAACGCAGGCGCCGATGGCATCACCGCCCATCTGCGCGAGGACCGCCGCCATATTGTCGATGCCGATATCGACGGCCTGATGGCGGCCCTGCGCATCCCGCTGAATTTCGAGATGGCGGCAACGCCGGAAATGCAGGCCATCGCCCTGCGCCACAAACCCCATGCGGTCTGCCTGGTGCCGGAAAAACGCGAAGAGCGCACCACCGAGGGGGGGCTGGATGTGGCGGGCAATGACAATGCGCTTGCGGACTATATCGCGCCTCTGTGCCAGGCAGGCAGCCGGGTGTCGATGTTCATCGGCGCCGAGAAGTCGCAGGTCGAGGCTAGCCACCGGATTGGTGCGCCGGTGATCGAATTGCACGCCGGAGCCTATGCCGACGCCTGGGCTGAAGGACGCTGGGATGTGCGTGATGCGGAACTGGCCAAGATCACCGAAATGGCCGCCTATGCCACGGATCTGGGGCTGGAGGTGCATGTGGGGCACGGTCTGACCTATGACAGCGTTGGCCCGATTGCCGCCCTGCCCGAGGTCAAGGAGCTCAATATCGGCCATTTTCTGATGGGAGAGGCGATGTTTGTTGGCCTGCCCGCCGCCCTGGCCGAAATGCGCCGTCAGATGGATCTGGCACGCCAGGGATAA
- the acpS gene encoding holo-ACP synthase gives MILGIGTDLANIERIQGTLDRFGDRFRNRVFTDVEQRKAERRRDVAGTYAKRWAAKEACSKALGTGLRMGIAWKDMAVSNLRSGQPVMQVTGWAAERLAKMTPPGHSAVIHVTLTDDHPWAQAFVVIEARPICAQPVDQSADQSAETASEA, from the coding sequence ATGATCCTGGGTATCGGAACCGACCTTGCCAATATCGAACGCATCCAGGGCACTCTGGATCGGTTTGGGGATCGGTTCCGCAACCGGGTCTTTACCGATGTCGAGCAGCGCAAGGCCGAACGGCGGCGGGACGTGGCGGGCACCTATGCCAAACGCTGGGCCGCCAAAGAAGCCTGCTCCAAGGCGCTTGGCACCGGGCTGCGCATGGGTATCGCCTGGAAGGACATGGCCGTCAGCAACCTGCGCAGCGGCCAGCCTGTGATGCAGGTCACCGGCTGGGCGGCAGAGCGCCTGGCCAAAATGACACCACCGGGTCACAGCGCGGTTATTCATGTGACATTGACCGATGATCACCCCTGGGCACAGGCCTTTGTGGTCATTGAGGCCCGGCCAATTTGTGCTCAGCCAGTGGATCAGTCTGCGGATCAGTCGGCTGAAACGGCCAGTGAAGCTTGA
- the lepB gene encoding signal peptidase I — MTAKPTAGQSILETVKTIVYALLIAGVFRTLFFQPFWIPSGSMKETLLIGDFLFVNKMAYGYSYASCPSVRIGAIGLNIDAEDICGFLDNDNSRLLGSDPERGDVVVFRHPVTGTDFIKRLIGLPGDSIQVKNGVLFINGTAVGLEDAGNFEEAMAPQGPQGSRPRCENAPVGLGGSCLKSRQIETFPNGNTHAILNIGNQSADHTGVYKVPEGHFFFMGDNRDNSSDSRLAQTAGGVGFVPLKNLIGRADRIMFSSAGRSMLFFWTWRSDRYFKGIE; from the coding sequence ATGACGGCAAAACCTACGGCCGGACAATCGATCCTCGAAACGGTAAAGACCATTGTTTATGCCCTTTTGATTGCTGGGGTCTTTCGGACCCTGTTTTTCCAACCCTTCTGGATCCCCTCGGGGTCGATGAAGGAGACGCTGCTGATTGGTGATTTCCTCTTCGTCAACAAGATGGCCTATGGGTATTCTTACGCCTCCTGCCCCAGCGTGCGGATCGGTGCGATTGGGCTGAATATCGACGCCGAAGACATCTGTGGCTTTCTCGACAATGACAATTCTCGCTTGTTGGGCTCTGACCCCGAGCGCGGCGATGTGGTTGTCTTCCGCCATCCGGTCACCGGGACCGACTTTATCAAACGGCTGATTGGCCTGCCGGGTGACAGTATCCAGGTGAAAAACGGCGTGTTGTTCATCAATGGCACAGCCGTAGGGCTAGAGGATGCGGGCAACTTTGAGGAAGCCATGGCGCCGCAGGGGCCACAGGGCTCCCGCCCGCGGTGTGAAAATGCGCCTGTGGGCCTTGGCGGAAGCTGTCTCAAATCGCGCCAGATTGAGACCTTTCCAAATGGCAATACGCATGCGATCCTCAATATTGGCAATCAGTCTGCGGACCACACTGGCGTCTATAAAGTCCCCGAGGGGCATTTTTTCTTCATGGGCGACAACCGCGACAATTCCAGCGACAGCCGTCTGGCACAGACTGCTGGTGGCGTTGGCTTTGTTCCGCTCAAAAATCTGATTGGGCGCGCGGATCGTATCATGTTCTCTTCTGCCGGCCGCTCCATGTTGTTTTTCTGGACCTGGCGTTCTGACCGCTACTTCAAGGGGATCGAGTGA
- the rnc gene encoding ribonuclease III: MKLSKEMRVFEQRIGHQFARPELLVRALTHPSVSSPNRKDNQRLEFLGDRVLGLVMATALLEHDKDASEGQLAPRFNALVRKEACADVAREIELGEVLKLGRSEMMSGGRRKLALLGDGMEAVIAAVYKDAGFEVAQAMILRLWGARIHQVEADARDPKTALQEYVQARRQSPPDYVQVGREGPDHQPIFTIAVRLEDGTEERAVAGSKRLAEQAAAKALLARLEQST, translated from the coding sequence GTGAAACTATCCAAAGAAATGCGCGTCTTTGAACAGCGGATCGGGCACCAGTTTGCCCGGCCCGAGCTTTTGGTGCGCGCCTTGACCCACCCCTCCGTTTCCTCTCCAAACCGCAAGGATAACCAGCGTCTGGAGTTTCTCGGCGACCGTGTGCTTGGCCTGGTTATGGCAACAGCCCTGCTGGAGCATGACAAAGACGCCAGCGAAGGCCAGTTGGCGCCGCGGTTCAACGCCCTGGTGCGCAAAGAAGCCTGCGCCGATGTCGCCCGCGAGATCGAACTGGGCGAGGTGCTGAAACTGGGCCGTTCGGAAATGATGTCCGGCGGACGGCGCAAGCTGGCGCTGTTGGGCGATGGCATGGAGGCGGTGATTGCCGCCGTTTACAAGGACGCAGGGTTTGAAGTCGCCCAGGCGATGATCCTGCGCCTCTGGGGCGCGCGCATTCACCAGGTCGAAGCCGACGCCCGTGATCCCAAAACCGCGCTGCAGGAATATGTCCAGGCGCGCCGTCAATCGCCGCCTGACTATGTGCAGGTGGGGCGCGAAGGCCCGGATCACCAACCTATCTTTACCATTGCTGTTCGGCTCGAAGATGGCACCGAAGAGCGCGCAGTTGCGGGCTCAAAACGTCTCGCAGAACAGGCCGCAGCCAAGGCGCTCTTGGCACGTTTGGAGCAATCAACATGA
- the era gene encoding GTPase Era, which translates to MTTRAGFVALIGEPNAGKSTLLNRMVGAKVSIVTHKVQTTRARVRGVAMEGESQIVFVDTPGLFQPRRRLDRAMVAAAWGGAADAEIVLLLVEAHRGITEGVERILEGLADVAQGRTVALVINKIDRVQSEVLLGLTKGLNDRFDFAETFLISAERGHGVEVLRSWLAKTLPEGPWLYPEDQIADLPMRMIAAEITREKLTLRLHQELPYQMTVETENWEERKDGSAKIDQVIYVVRDGHKGIVLGKRGETIKAVSQASREELTEFLGRKVHLFLQVKVRPNWLEEAERYSEMGLDFKDGN; encoded by the coding sequence ATGACAACACGCGCCGGGTTCGTCGCCCTGATCGGAGAGCCCAACGCGGGCAAATCCACTCTTCTCAACCGGATGGTCGGGGCCAAGGTCTCGATTGTCACCCATAAGGTCCAGACCACCCGCGCCCGGGTGCGCGGCGTTGCGATGGAAGGCGAGAGCCAGATTGTTTTTGTCGACACCCCCGGCCTGTTTCAGCCCCGCCGCCGTCTGGATCGCGCCATGGTCGCCGCGGCCTGGGGCGGCGCTGCCGATGCTGAAATTGTGCTGCTGCTGGTCGAGGCCCACCGTGGCATCACCGAAGGCGTGGAGCGCATTCTCGAAGGTCTCGCGGATGTGGCCCAGGGCCGGACCGTGGCCCTGGTGATCAACAAGATCGACCGGGTGCAATCCGAGGTGCTGCTTGGCCTTACCAAGGGCCTGAACGATCGCTTTGATTTTGCCGAAACCTTTTTGATCTCTGCCGAGCGTGGCCACGGGGTCGAGGTGCTGCGCAGCTGGCTGGCCAAGACGCTCCCCGAAGGTCCCTGGCTGTATCCCGAAGACCAGATCGCCGACCTGCCAATGCGGATGATCGCAGCAGAAATCACCCGTGAAAAGCTGACCCTGCGTTTGCACCAGGAGCTGCCCTACCAGATGACGGTCGAGACCGAAAACTGGGAAGAGCGCAAAGATGGCTCCGCCAAGATCGACCAGGTGATCTATGTGGTTCGCGATGGTCACAAAGGCATCGTTCTGGGCAAGCGCGGCGAAACCATCAAGGCGGTTTCGCAGGCCTCCCGCGAAGAGCTGACTGAGTTCCTGGGCCGCAAGGTGCATCTGTTCCTGCAGGTCAAAGTGCGCCCCAACTGGCTGGAAGAGGCCGAGCGCTACTCGGAAATGGGACTGGACTTCAAAGACGGCAACTAG
- a CDS encoding DUF1491 family protein: MPRLTARFWVDAYLARLRFQEIPGFVTAHGDDTAGAVLVKLNTLDGQAQSFHRSYDLMSGARKWIEHASGVEADVDAAIRRQQEFDPDLWVIEVEDRAGRHLLDEPGLE; this comes from the coding sequence ATGCCCCGACTGACCGCCCGTTTCTGGGTTGATGCCTATCTTGCACGTCTGCGGTTTCAGGAGATCCCTGGATTTGTCACTGCCCATGGCGATGACACCGCAGGCGCGGTGCTGGTCAAACTGAACACTCTGGACGGGCAGGCGCAGTCGTTTCACCGCTCCTACGATCTGATGAGCGGCGCGCGCAAATGGATTGAACATGCCAGCGGCGTCGAGGCCGATGTTGACGCCGCGATCCGGCGGCAGCAGGAATTTGATCCGGATCTCTGGGTGATCGAGGTCGAGGACCGCGCCGGCCGTCATCTGCTGGATGAACCGGGGCTGGAATAA
- the recO gene encoding DNA repair protein RecO, translating to MEWRDHGILLSSRRHGETAVIIDVFTEAHGRHAGIVHGGASRKKAPVLQPGAQLDLLWRARLEDHLGSYQAEPLRSRAAAAFSGRMALAGLNAVTALLGFCLPEREAYPDLYKQSEQLLDLLEQAELWPLAYLRWEMALLKEMGFGLDLSACAVSGRNEDLAYISPRTGRAVSVQEAGQWVDRLLPLPPVLRGIGNAADHEVAQGLQTTGFFLSERLAPSLGNQPLPQARSRFIDAFMRRLPGS from the coding sequence GTGGAATGGCGTGATCATGGCATTTTACTGTCCAGCCGTCGCCATGGGGAAACGGCAGTGATCATTGATGTCTTTACCGAGGCCCATGGCCGCCACGCCGGTATTGTGCATGGCGGTGCCAGCCGCAAAAAGGCGCCGGTGCTGCAACCGGGGGCGCAGCTGGATCTGTTGTGGCGGGCCCGGCTGGAGGATCACCTGGGCAGCTATCAGGCCGAACCGCTGCGCAGCCGTGCGGCTGCGGCCTTTTCTGGTCGTATGGCGCTGGCGGGGCTCAATGCGGTGACGGCTCTGTTGGGGTTTTGCCTGCCCGAGCGCGAAGCCTACCCGGACCTTTACAAACAGTCCGAGCAATTGCTGGATCTTCTGGAGCAGGCCGAGCTCTGGCCCCTGGCCTATCTGCGCTGGGAAATGGCCCTGCTCAAGGAGATGGGGTTTGGGCTTGATCTCAGCGCCTGCGCGGTGTCCGGGCGCAATGAGGATCTGGCCTATATCTCGCCAAGGACGGGGCGGGCGGTGTCTGTGCAGGAGGCCGGGCAATGGGTCGACCGCCTGTTGCCGCTGCCGCCGGTCCTGCGCGGGATAGGCAATGCCGCGGATCATGAGGTGGCGCAGGGGCTGCAGACCACCGGGTTTTTTCTGTCAGAGCGGCTGGCGCCCAGTCTGGGGAACCAACCGCTGCCCCAGGCCCGCAGCAGGTTTATTGACGCATTCATGCGCCGATTGCCGGGCAGTTGA
- a CDS encoding SGNH/GDSL hydrolase family protein gives MLALSGCGERAPQNPKSGVLVMGDSLMAWNGTSQRAVSDVMEKRLQVEVTDRSVSAARMIYRLPVSGAAGLSIPKQMPKGAGDWDWVVLNGGGNDLWLGCGCTACRRKMDRLASGDGSSGAIPDLVTRLRNKGAKVIYTGYLRSPGLGSPIEYCKDEGEELDRRAARMAARDDGVYFLSLADLVPHGDRSYHAFDMIHPSVKGSDAIATRIVDLITGATQPE, from the coding sequence ATGCTTGCCCTTTCCGGCTGTGGTGAGCGCGCGCCCCAGAACCCCAAAAGCGGGGTTCTGGTGATGGGCGATTCGCTGATGGCCTGGAATGGCACGTCCCAGCGCGCGGTCTCAGACGTGATGGAGAAACGTCTGCAGGTCGAGGTCACGGATCGCTCGGTTTCTGCGGCACGAATGATCTATCGCCTGCCCGTCAGTGGGGCAGCCGGATTGAGTATTCCCAAACAAATGCCCAAGGGTGCAGGCGATTGGGACTGGGTGGTGCTGAATGGCGGCGGCAATGATCTGTGGCTGGGCTGTGGCTGCACCGCATGTCGGCGCAAGATGGACCGGCTGGCCTCCGGGGATGGCAGCAGCGGCGCAATTCCTGACCTTGTGACCCGGTTGCGCAACAAGGGGGCAAAGGTGATCTACACCGGCTATCTGCGCAGCCCCGGACTCGGCTCTCCCATTGAATACTGCAAGGACGAAGGCGAAGAGCTGGATCGGCGCGCAGCCCGGATGGCGGCCCGTGACGACGGCGTCTATTTCCTGTCTCTGGCCGATCTGGTGCCGCATGGGGATCGCAGCTACCACGCCTTTGATATGATCCACCCCTCGGTCAAGGGAAGCGATGCAATTGCCACCCGGATTGTGGACCTGATCACAGGGGCAACACAGCCGGAATAA